Proteins encoded within one genomic window of Xiphophorus maculatus strain JP 163 A chromosome 11, X_maculatus-5.0-male, whole genome shotgun sequence:
- the chrdl2 gene encoding chordin-like protein 2, with protein MKPKFLFFFIMWFPSAELKPRRGSGVVCTFKDKTYRPGDSWHPYLEPFGYMFCMRCVCTETGHVKCNTIKCPALTCENPATEPQRCCPRCTDEPRIPAGLRAPVKTCSHNGTVYQPGETFTTQGLFSSRQSNQCVMCTCSNGNIFCALKTCQPVACSSPASLPDTCCLVCKDHSSSSSGGASSAEDGTHQLNRGVRHSVDQCSGEQSRVRSDRATRTKVSARALSLSRLNLRGASETTVRILLQRKHQRVCLYNGKTYSHGDMWHPVLGKVLECIVCTCIDGLQDCKRITCPSQYPCQHPIKLAGKCCKTCPERKAEMNQTECYLGYKNNLLVYKVEPALKVDSPNTVRIIAAERQSTAEIEVQAWNTAEGILQIMEIGDVQRKDITDHPENYTLLTALDEDTWKKFKELGENLSRASQTTICGNGIREIVTFLNPKQTEGLCSP; from the exons ACCAGGAGACAGCTGGCACCCCTATCTGGAGCCTTTTGGATACATGTTCTGCATGCGCTGCGTCTGCACAGAG ACAGGCCATGTGAAGTGTAACACAATCAAGTGTCCTGCGCTGACGTGCGAGAACCCCGCGACAGAGCCTCAGCGGTGCTGTCCAAGGTGCACAG atgAGCCCAGGATTCCCGCAGGACTGAGGGCGCCAGTCAAAACCTGCAGCCACAACGGGACTGTCTATCAGCCAGGGGAGACCTTCACCACCCAGGGCCTCTTTTCATCCAGGCAGAGCAATCAGTGCGTCATGTGCACATGCTCA AATGGAAATATCTTCTGTGCTCTGAAAACATGCCAACCTGTCGCCTGTTCTTCACCAGCTTCTCTCCCAGATACCTGCTGTTTGGTGTGTAAAG accacagcagcagcagcagcggcggcgcaTCGTCCGCCGAGGATGGAACCCATCAGCTGAACAGAGGCGTC AGGCATTCAGTCGACCAGTGTTCTGGAGAGCAGAGCAGGGTGAGGTCGGACCGTGCCACCAGGACGAAGGTCTCTGCCAGGGCTCTGAGCCTCAGCAGGCTCAACCTCAGAGGGGCCTCGGAGACCACGGTGAGGATTttgctgcagaggaaacaccAACGAG TGTGTTTATACAACGGCAAGACGTACTCTCATGGAGACATGTGGCATCCAGTTTTGGGGAAGGTCCTGGAATGCATCGTTTGCACTTGCATCGATGGCCTCCAAGACTGCAAGCGCATCACGTGTCCGAGCCAGTATCCGTGCCAGCATCCAATAAAATTGGCGGGTAAATGCTGCAAGACTTGTCCAG agagaaaagctgaaatgaaCCAGACAGAGTGCTATCTTGGGTATAAAAACAACCTTTTGGTGTATAAAGTAGAACCAGCCTTGAAAGTTGATTCTCCCAACACGGTTAGAATCATCGCTGCTGAAAGACAAAGCACTGCTGAGATTGAAGTGCAAGCGTGGAACACAGCAGAAG gtattttacaaataatggAGATTGGCGACGTTCAAAGGAAAGACATCACAGATCATCCAGAAAATTACACTCTTCTTACCGCTCTCGATGAAG acacgtggaaaaaatttaaagagtTGGGCGAAAACCTGAGCAGAGCTTCTCAGACCACCATTTGTGGAAACGGCATTCGGGAAATAGTGACGTTCTTGAATCCAAAGCAAACTGAAGGCCTGTGTTCACCATAG